Proteins co-encoded in one Setaria viridis chromosome 9, Setaria_viridis_v4.0, whole genome shotgun sequence genomic window:
- the LOC117838821 gene encoding uncharacterized protein encodes MPSRSRARGRTLQPVVLVDQLEGVFDVDYGEADLEGGEGEEESDDDGGSEDEDGEGSSDDDDEEEDDEEEEEEQEREQFVEGGPSARARVSAVAAADAAAERATTPTCPVCMEPWTSQGPHRISCIPCGHVYGRSCLERWLTQRGNRSATCPQCSKRFKQKDIINLYAPEVTAPKNELEKEISYLRERNDSLENKVLHHDKLFEEMTKRQIVLEQGIIDAVSLKRQKVAEHSDRAVHLEPSTSATVSFCSQYELFLDGARVIGIDASNQIILASGRAAAVGAEHVITKISMGSAHEPFKVHLPPNTKAIRDMCILPGGSAIFTSVGRKLSLFSMTTDSVVLQCDLPVPGWSCSADVSSSRHIYAGLQNGMLMVFDVRQTTRPLHSIVGLSTNPIHTLHSVIDNNGCRKILSASAVGPCMWDADGNQSRPHLLTEMDSQRICISLACAPPSSDVLVASFRPKVEASEDATASQVYLSQTPTRPVGSGKLGHHALVRRTGNASFTEGPTCYANVSEVRMSKSAIIPYGDNQHLFAYGDESLHGVRTWQLPSFAIHADLCAHRQPILDLRYAESSGGGRYLGCLSEEKLEVFKIS; translated from the exons ATGCCGTCACGCTCCCGTGCCAGGGGGCGGACGCTGCAGCCGGTTGTGCTGGTCGATCAATTAGAGGGTGTCTTCGACGTCGACTACGGCGAAGCGGACCTGGAggggggcgagggcgaggaggagtcCGATGATGACGGAGGCTCGGAGGATGAGGACGGTGAAGGAtccagcgacgacgacgatgaggaggaggatgatgaggaggaagaggaggagcaggagagggaaCAGTTTGTCGAGGGAGGGCCATCCGCCCGAGCTAGGGTTTCCGCGGTGGCGGctgccgacgccgcggcggagaGGGCGACCACGCCCACCTGCCCCGTCTGTATGGAGCCATGGACTTCCCAGGGCCCGCATCGGATCAG CTGTATCCCGTGCGGGCATGTCTACGGGAGATCTTGCTTAGAGAGGTGGTTGACCCAGCGTGGGAATCGAAGTGCAACG TGCCCTCAGTGTAGCAAAAGGTTTAAACAGAAGGACATCATCAATCTCTATGCACCAGAGGTCACCGCTCCAAAAAATGAACTTGAAAAG GAAATTTCGTATTTGAGGGAGAGAAATGATTCCCTGGAGAATAAG GTTTTGCACCATGATAAATTGTTTGAGGAGATGACCAAG AGGCAGATTGTTCTGGAACAGGGAATAATAGATGCTGTTAGCTTAAAGAGACAG AAAGTGGCAGAGCATTCAGATAGAGCTGTACATCTGGAGCCATCTACCTCGGCCACTGTAAGCTTTTGCTCACAG TATGAATTATTTTTGGATGGAGCTCGAGTCATCGGCATAGATGCATCTAACCAAATAATACTTGCTTCTGGGAGGGCAGCTGCTGTAGGTGCTGAACATGTTATTACCAAG ATTAGCATGGGTTCTGCTCATGAACCGTTCAAAGTCCACCTTCCTCCCAATACCAAAGCTATTAGGGATATGTGTATCCTTCCTGGTGGCTCTGCTATTTTTACATCAGTAGGAAGGAAGTTATCACTTTTCAG CATGACAACAGACAGTGTCGTCCTTCAGTGTGATTTGCCG GTCCCTGGTTGGTCATGTTCAGCAGATGTATCTAGTTCACGTCATATTTATGCTGGCTTGCAG AACGGCATGCTTATGGTCTTTGATGTCCGTCAAACTACAAGACCCTTGCATTCTATAGTGGGGCTTTCTACGAATCCGATTCATACGCTCCACTCTGTCATTGATAATAATGGTTGCAGGAAGATTCTTTCAGCTTCCGCTGTAGGTCCCTGCATGTGGGATGCTGACGGCAATCAAAGCAG GCCGCATTTGCTCACTGAGATGGACAGTCAGCGTATATGCATTTCCCTTGCATGTGCCCCTCCATCAAGCGATGTTTTGGTGGCTTCCTTCCGGCCCAAAGTTGAGGCATCAGAAGATGCTACTGCATCTCAGGTGTATCTATCACAGACGCCAACACGCCCCGTTGGTTCAGGAAAATTGGGGCATCATGCCCTTGTCAGGAGGACAGGTAATGCATCCTTCACCGAAGGCCCAACATGCTATGCCAACGTAAGTGAAGTACGCATGTCAAAATCAGCAATCATACCTTATGGAGACAATCAACATCTCTTCGCCTACGGGGATGAGTCGCTGCATGGGGTCCGGACGTGGCAACTACCTTCGTTTGCGATTCATGCCGATCTTTGCGCCCACCGGCAGCCAATCCTTGATTTAAGGTATGCGGAAAGCTCAGGTGGAGGGAGGTACCTTGGATGCTTAAGCGAGGAAAAGTTGGAGGTCTTCAAAATTAGTTAG